One Pseudonocardia abyssalis DNA segment encodes these proteins:
- a CDS encoding MarR family winged helix-turn-helix transcriptional regulator, with product MSEPDFWSFVDVAVDRAAERLPGLDAGAMRLVLSLYRASNALVYDLESAVHRPRGWSWPGFRVLFVLWTTGEPLEASRVAQLSGMSRAAVSALVNTLVRDGLVSRRTAERDRRAVELTLTPTGEHALTEAFTAHHERERSWASALTTEEAATLTGLLQKLMAGDVAAAANRRR from the coding sequence GTGAGCGAACCCGACTTCTGGTCCTTCGTCGACGTCGCCGTCGACCGCGCCGCGGAGCGCCTGCCCGGTCTCGACGCGGGCGCGATGCGGCTGGTGCTGAGCCTGTACCGGGCGTCGAACGCGCTGGTCTACGACCTGGAGTCGGCCGTGCACCGCCCGCGCGGCTGGTCCTGGCCGGGGTTCCGGGTGCTGTTCGTGCTGTGGACGACGGGCGAGCCGCTGGAGGCCTCGCGGGTGGCCCAGCTGTCGGGGATGAGCCGGGCCGCGGTGTCGGCGCTGGTCAACACGCTCGTGCGCGACGGGCTGGTGTCGCGGCGCACGGCCGAGCGCGACCGTCGGGCCGTCGAGCTGACGCTGACGCCGACCGGCGAGCACGCCCTGACCGAGGCGTTCACCGCGCACCACGAGCGCGAGCGGAGCTGGGCGTCCGCCCTCACCACCGAGGAGGCCGCCACCCTCACCGGCCTGCTGCAGAAGCTGATGGCCGGCGACGTGGCGGCGGCGGCGAACCGGCGGCGGTGA
- a CDS encoding SDR family NAD(P)-dependent oxidoreductase, whose translation MAVVTGAARGFGREIARRLVARGHRVVITDLDEAAVAATAAELGATGIAADARIAADHARVAAAAVELGTVGVWVNNAGVLKAGKVWEHSDDDIALMIDANVHGVIHGSRAAIGVMRRRGGHLLNIASMSAHGPVPGLAVYAASKSAVLNFTTSLQGDLDLDGIPIRAHALCPDAADTALVRAEQGHRDTAILHSQKTLLTPGAVADAAMGLLDGKRLVLSLPLRRAVMARSGSVLPSVALPVLARMRAQGEQRRVAGS comes from the coding sequence GTGGCGGTGGTGACGGGCGCGGCCCGTGGGTTCGGGCGCGAGATCGCACGGCGGCTGGTGGCCCGCGGGCACCGGGTGGTGATCACCGACCTGGACGAGGCCGCCGTCGCCGCCACGGCCGCCGAGCTGGGCGCGACCGGGATCGCCGCGGACGCGCGGATCGCCGCCGACCACGCCCGCGTCGCCGCCGCCGCGGTCGAGCTCGGGACCGTCGGCGTGTGGGTCAACAACGCCGGCGTGCTCAAGGCGGGCAAGGTCTGGGAGCACTCCGACGACGACATCGCACTGATGATCGACGCCAACGTCCACGGCGTCATCCACGGGTCCCGCGCCGCGATCGGCGTGATGCGCAGGCGCGGCGGGCACCTGCTCAACATCGCGTCCATGTCGGCGCACGGCCCGGTCCCGGGGCTCGCGGTCTACGCGGCGTCGAAGTCGGCGGTGCTGAACTTCACCACCAGCCTGCAGGGCGACCTCGATCTCGACGGCATCCCGATCCGGGCCCACGCGCTGTGCCCCGACGCCGCCGACACCGCGCTCGTCCGCGCCGAGCAGGGCCACCGCGACACCGCGATCCTGCACTCGCAGAAGACCCTCCTCACCCCCGGGGCCGTCGCCGACGCCGCGATGGGCCTGCTCGACGGCAAGCGGCTGGTGCTCTCGCTCCCGCTGCGCCGCGCGGTGATGGCCCGCTCCGGGTCCGTGCTGCCCAGCGTCGCGCTGCCGGTGCTGGCGCGGATGCGGGCGCAGGGCGAGCAGCGCCGCGTCGCGGGGTCGTGA
- a CDS encoding 5-formyltetrahydrofolate cyclo-ligase produces MSTRHDHDAGGDPDLLAAKAALREEVWTALVDGGVSRFPGARNRISNFTGSEAAAQRLRGTDAWAAARTVKANPDSAQLPVRQRALEDGRTVYMAVPRLAEADPFFLLDPDHLADPPRRAASIAGATRSARRVAVADLEPVDLVVTGCVAVGEDGARLGKGGGFADLEFALASAAGLIGPHTLVVTTVHELQVRPAGTIPTAGHDAPVDLVVTPDRIVDCRGRRAERPTGGIRWSELTEAKIAAIPLLGRLRQG; encoded by the coding sequence GTGAGCACCCGCCACGATCACGACGCGGGCGGCGACCCCGACCTGCTCGCGGCCAAGGCCGCGCTGCGCGAGGAGGTGTGGACCGCACTGGTCGACGGCGGCGTGTCCCGCTTCCCCGGAGCCCGCAACCGGATCTCCAACTTCACCGGCTCCGAGGCCGCGGCCCAGCGCCTGCGCGGGACCGACGCGTGGGCCGCGGCGCGGACGGTCAAGGCCAACCCCGACTCCGCGCAGCTCCCCGTCCGGCAGCGCGCGCTGGAGGACGGACGCACCGTCTACATGGCGGTGCCGCGCCTGGCCGAGGCCGACCCGTTCTTCCTGCTCGACCCCGACCACCTCGCCGACCCGCCGCGGAGGGCCGCCTCCATCGCCGGGGCCACCCGCTCGGCGCGGCGGGTCGCGGTGGCCGATCTCGAGCCGGTCGACCTCGTCGTCACCGGCTGCGTCGCCGTCGGTGAGGACGGGGCCCGGCTCGGCAAGGGCGGGGGGTTCGCCGACCTCGAGTTCGCGCTCGCCAGCGCCGCCGGTCTGATCGGTCCGCACACCCTCGTCGTCACGACGGTGCACGAGCTGCAGGTCCGCCCGGCGGGGACGATCCCGACCGCGGGCCACGACGCCCCCGTCGACCTCGTCGTCACACCCGACCGGATCGTCGACTGCCGCGGCCGCCGCGCCGAGCGCCCCACCGGCGGCATCCGCTGGTCGGAGCTCACCGAGGCCAAGATCGCGGCGATCCCGCTGCTCGGACGCCTGCGTCAGGGGTAG